DNA from Streptococcus parasuis:
TAGCTTTCTCGTTGCCGATTCTGGCTATAAGACCCCAAGTATCGCTCGCTTCCTCCTAGAACAAGAGATTACTCCAGTCTTTCCGTATACACGACCGAAAGGAAAGAAAGGGAAACTACGCTCGAAGGATTTTGTCTATGATGAATACTATGACTGTTATATCTGTCCTGAGAATCAGGTCTTAACCTATCGCACTACAACCAGAGAAGGTTATCGGGAATATAAGAGTGACTCAGCTATCTGTGCTACTTGTCCACTTCTATCAATTTGTACAGAAAGCAAGAACAAGCAGAAAGTGGTAACTCGACACATTTGGAAAGAGGCTTTAGAAAGCTGTGAAGAGATTCGGCACAGGAAAGGTATGAAGGAGCTCTACCAGAAGCGGAAAGAAACCATTGAACGCCTCTTTGGGACAGCCAAAGAGTACCACAATCTTCGTTACACAAGAGAGAAAGGCAAGTCCAAAATGGAAGATAAGGTTGGACTGACTTTGGCGTGTTTAAATCTCAAGAAATTGGTAAAAATGAGGGCAGGGAAGCCTTTTTATATTGTACAAATAGCCACGATTCTGGCAAAAAGACTGACTATCAGACCAATAAACAGAAAAAGACAAACATCAGTCGAGATGTTTGTCTTCATTCTGAAAAGAGGAGCGAGCTCCTCTTTTGTGATACAATGAAACAAAAAAGAAAAGGAAAAAACATGCTCCAAGAATTTTTGAACAAGGTAAAGAATCCTGTCCTGAAGGATAAACTGGCAACAATCTTCACTCAAATCCAGCAGGAATTTCCAACACTAACCACAGAAATCAAATGGAACCAGCCCATGTTTATTATGGATGGAACCTTCATCATTGGTTTCTCTGCTGCCAAGTCTCATATTTCCATCGCACCTGAAACGGTCACTATGGAAACCTTTGCCCAGGACATTCAGGAAGCGGGCTACGAGGCGACTTCCAACCTCTTCAAAATCAAGGAAGATCAAGAGGTCAACTGGGACCTACTCCACAATATTATCGCCTTTAATATGGAGGAAAAGAAAGGTTATGACAAGTTTTGGAGATAGGATTGTTTTCTGCAAAAAAATATAAAACCAACTTTTCTTGAAAGTATTAATCTAATTACTTATATTCAAAAAGCCAAGCTCGCTTTGAGTTTGGCTTTTGCTATTGCAATTTTACTGATTAAAGGACACATGAACATGATCGTAGTGGTTTTCAGTAACACTACCACGGTCTGGCATTAAGTTCCAAGTGTATGCTGGTCCATAAATACTATCAAAAGGTGCGTAGAAACGTTGTTTCCAAATAATGTAGCTGATATTTTTGGATGAAATATTGGCTACTGCATAGGCAGCGACCTGATCACCCAAAGCCGAACTTTGAGGAACCATAAAGTCAATTGCCAATCCTTTACCATGATCCCCTGTGTCACCCGCACGGTAACCTGAAAATGACGTGATCCCAAAGGCATTAGCTACCTCAGCTCGGAATGCTGCAACCTGAGGTTGGAGTCCAACATCATATGAACTAGTACTTGATGAAATTGTTGAAACCGTAGCAACTGTTGTTGCAGTTGACGCGGCTGGTATAGGAGTCACAGGGGCTGCCTCTACAGAGTTCACCTCTGCGATCGGTGCTTCCTCTACTGGGGTTTCTGCTGGAACTTCTGTGACTAGTGCTTCCTCTACTGGGGTTTCTGCTGGAACTTCTGTGACTGGCGCTTCCTCTACTGGAGTTTCTGCCGGAACTTCTGTGACTGGCGCTTCCTCTACTGGAGTTTCAACTGAGACTTCTGTAACTTGAACTTCTTCTACCAGGGTTTCTTCCAATGGCGTTTCTGCAGGGACTTCTGTGACTGGTGCTTCCTCTACTGGAGTTTCAACTGAGACTTCTGTAACTGAAGCTGATGAACTAGGCGCATCCGTTGACTCCAGAGGGATAACTGTATCATCTACTGTAATTTCATTAGCCGCAATATCGACTGTTGCTTGCACAGTATTTTCAGCGGCTTCTTCTTGTACAGGTGCTTGAATTTCAATTTGCGTTACTTGATGATTTTGATCAACCGTAGTAGTCAAAACTGTATCAGGGAAAATCAAATTCACATCTGCAATTTGGTTAATCTGAGCTAAAATATCCAAATCAATATTCATAGCCTCGGCAATCGCACTTAAGGTATCACCATACTTTACAGTATAGGTTAATTTTCCACCTTTATCTTCGATTTCTTGGCTAATCTCACTTACACTACGGGGAGTCCAATCCAATGCAAAAACATTTGGAGCAGTAATCCCAGTAGCAAATAATGAAAGGGCCAATGATGATGTGTAAAGCACCTTCTTATTGGCTTTCATAACAGGTGTTTTTCTCTTGCGGCGCATATATTGTGATTTTGATAACTTCTTACGTTTCATTTTTCATTCCTTTTCCAATTTAATGGTTCCATCTTATCTAAATCAAAACTAAAAAACAAGATTCAAACCAGTCTTTTAACAAAATGTTTTCACTCTGTAATCTTGGAACAGATTCTGTCATGAAATTGTCACATGAACTTAAGAAACGAAGAGATTTTGGAATAAGGACTGAACTCGCCCAGACCATGAGTGTTCCTTCACTTCCTAGTATCAAGGTCCGAACTTTCTCTGGTCACATGTAAATTTCAAGGTGATTAGCTAAAATAATTTCCCTAAAGCTGTTTAATTCTCCCAGACTAGTAAAGCTAATCAACCACTGCACTGAAATGTTGATCCCAAGTCTGACTAGTAGCCTGTGCTTGAGCCTATGCAAAAATTATTCATTTCCGGAAGCAGGAGGAATTAGGCCAACACCAACAGGTTTCTTGGTTTCTGTTTCCATCTGGTCTTTCGGACTTGCTACCTCTCCATTAAAGCCCATAGCTTCTCCCAAGCGAACTGCGACATCCGTATCATCAAATTCCCCGTCAAACATATAGGCCCCAGAACCCATAGCATAGACTGGTACTTTTTCACCCGCATGGGCCGTCGTTGTCCAAGCTAACCCTGCTTTTTTATCTAAAATATGGGTAGCTGTAATGGAAACTGGATCATAGCCACCATACTGGACATTTTGTTCTTCACTTGCCTTCTTACTTTCTTCAAAAGCTGTTTTGAGTTCTTGGTATTCCTCTTGCGAGCAAATCAAGCGATTGCTCTCCTGTTGCGACTTATAGGCTTCAACTGCTGCTTCTGTACCTGTTTCTGCTGGGGCATTAGGATCAAGAACTAGACCGAAGAATGCTGTAATCTGAGATGCAAATTCTTCAAATGAAAGATTTGGATTGGTCTCAAGAGCACTTTTTACCTTCTCTTGGAAAGCAACTTGTGAACCTTTTTGATTTGTTAAGAGGTCAAAATAGGTCTCATACCCAGTAGAACCATTTCCTATGGTGAAACCACCTGTAGAATGGTCTGCAGTTACCACAATCAAGGTATCGTCTGGATGTTCATTGTAAAAATCCACTGCAGACTGGATTGCTTCTTGAAACTGGATGACCTCTTCCATCGTGGTCACTCCGTCATTGGCATGCTCAGCCCAGTCTATTTTCCCTGATTCTGCCATCATAAAGAAACCTTCTGGATCATTTGACAGTACTTCAATACCTTTGTCCACGATATCTTTCAAGGTCTGGCTATCACTGTTTTGGTCAATAGCATATGTCATGGCACCATCATCCTGCAAGTCCTCAGCTACCATATACACTTTCTTTGAATCTGCTGTAATTTGCTCAGCTTCTTGTTTGGTATCTGCGATAGTATAGCCATGTTCTTCTAAAATGGTATATAGATCTTTTTGATCTTTTTCCTTCCCTGTTCGGTGCTTGAGAGAACCACCACCAAAAAAATCAAAGTCTGTCTCTGCCATTTGCAAACCAATATCATAATATGAATTACGTGATTCTACATTAGCATAAAATGCAGCAGGTGTTGCATGGTTTAAAGTCACGGAGGAAATGATACCAACAGCTTTACCTGCTCGTTTAGCTTTTTCTGCCACTGAATCTGCAGATTGACTAAAGTCTCCAGAAAGCCCCACCGTATCCGTTTGAGTTTTTATTCCTGTCCCAAATGCAGTCGCTGTAGAGGCTGAGTCTGGAATAAAAGAGTGGCAGTCGAATTGAGTCTTCATACCAACAACTGGCATCTCTGTAAAATTCATCCTGTCTGGGTAAATTTCTCCCTTATTGGTCTGGGTATAGCCTAGATAATTCTCTGCAGCTGTTACCGGAGTAACCCCCATCCCATCTCCGATGAAAAGAAAAACATACTTGGCCTGATTTTCATTTACCTTGGAGTAATCCTCCGTTTTAGCCCTACTAGTATCATAAAGGGCTACTGTTTTTCCATTCGCTGTCTGCTCAGCTAAAGCTGCATCATTAACAGCTTCAGTATCTAATTTTACACTTGCTTGGTTACTGCAAGCTGCTAAAAGAAGCACTGAAGTAGCCAACAAGATCGTTGCACATTTAAGATAGGTAGATTTCTTTTTCATTTAAAACTCCTTGGTATTATTCAGACTTAAGTCCAAAATTAGTCTAACCCATTTTCATCAAATTCCAATGAAAATTACGTAAAATATCTAAGTATAGATTGTAATTTCTTTGTAAATTCTTATCAATGGTCGTTTACAAATTATTCACTAAAGAAGTAAGAATTCTACAATTCACAAAAACGCATAAAATCATGTTGCCTGTAACATTGATTTTATGCGTTTGATAATATGATTACTACACAAGATTTCTGTGTATTTGTATATTTCTAGATTTCCCTCCCCATTTTCTGAAAAAGTAATACCAGCTAATGGCTTATCGGAAACTATTTAGGAGGCTCCCTGTTTACTGGCCTGACCCAAAATACAGATTCGGATTCGTAACTACACCTCTTCAGGGTAAACCAAGCCCCATTCTTTACGGAGTTGGGTCATAATCTCCATGACATCTTGGGTGTAGGCTAGGTGCATGGTATTTTCGATGCCTGCGACAGCTTTTTCCATATCCGCCACTTCATAAGAAAGAGCCTTGGCTGTCTCGCCCGCTTCGATTACCTCTTGACTACCATTTTCTGTGTAAGTAATGACTGCCTTCTGACCACGAGGATACTCGTAAAGCTCGATGTATCCCTTGTCGTAGGCAATCGTTCCACGTTTTGGCTGTTTGGCATGGAGGGTCAGTGCGATGGTCGCCATCTCTCCTGCATCATTGCTGAGCAAAATCCCTACCTGCTCGTCCACACCTGTCGGAGCCAATTTGACCTGAGATAGGACTTGATTTGGCTTTTCAGTCATAAACCAACGGACAAATGACAGAGCGTAGACACCAATATCCAAGAGGGCACCGCCTGCCAAGTTTTTATTGAAAAAGCGGTTGGTCATGTCGTATTCCTTGTAGCTGCCAAAGTTCATCTGAATCATCTTCAAATCTCCAAGCTTCCCACTGGCAACCACTTGGCTCAACTGACGATAGATCGGCATATGGAAAATGGTCATGGCTTCTGCCAGAATAACCTGGTTTTCTTCTGCCAGTTGAATGGCTTCTGCTAATTCTTCTGAATTAAGCGTAATAGACTTTTCACAGAGGACATGCTTTCCAGCCTTCAAGGCCTTTCTCAAATAATTGATATGGGTATTGTGCGGTGTAGAAATATAGATAATGTCTACTTCAGGATCCTCAAACACATCATCGATTTCCTGGTAAACTTTCTCGATGCCATATTTTTGCGCAAATTCCACACCCTTTTCATAGGTACGGTTAGCCACCGAATAAAGATTTCCTCCCATAGCCTGCAAAGCCTGAACCAATTCGTTGGCAATGACACCTGTTCCCAGAGTCGCCCATTTATACTGCATTTTTTCAGTCATTATACATCCTCTCTTTCTTTTCCCATTATAGTAAATTCCACCCTTTTCTGCACACTCTAACTAGCATTTGTGTTACAATAAGAACATGAATACCGTTGTACTAAAGGCATCTGCCCAGCAAAAACAAGCCATGATGGCTCACTATGACCGCTATCGGCAGACCAGCAAAAATCCTTACATAGAAGCATTTTTCAAACTGACCGGTGCCAGCCTGTCCATCTACACTTCTGGAAAAGTCGTTTTTCAGGGGGAAATGGCAGAGCAGGAAGCAGGGCTCTGGGGCTATGAGCCAGAAAAGTCTGGACAGACGACCATACCTGGTCAAGACCTGCCCATGATTGGGACAGATGAGGTTGGAAACGGGTCTTATTTTGGAGGTTTGGCAGTCGTTGCTAGTTTTGTCCGCCCAGAAGACCATGCCTTTCTCAAGTCGCTTGGTGTGGATGATTCCAAGAAAATGACAGACCAAAAAATCTGCCAAATCGCCCCTCTCTTAAAAGAGAAAATCCCCCACCAAGCTCTGCTATTGTCACCAAAAAAATACAACGAAGTCATCGAGCAAGGCTACAATGCGGTATCTGTCAAAGTTGCCCTGCACAATCAAGCAATCTTCCTACTCTTACAAAAGGGAATGAAGCCTGAGAAGATTGTCATTGACGCTTTTACTTCCAGTCAAAATTATCAAAAGTACTTG
Protein-coding regions in this window:
- a CDS encoding iron chaperone, with product MLQEFLNKVKNPVLKDKLATIFTQIQQEFPTLTTEIKWNQPMFIMDGTFIIGFSAAKSHISIAPETVTMETFAQDIQEAGYEATSNLFKIKEDQEVNWDLLHNIIAFNMEEKKGYDKFWR
- a CDS encoding LysM peptidoglycan-binding domain-containing protein, whose translation is MKRKKLSKSQYMRRKRKTPVMKANKKVLYTSSLALSLFATGITAPNVFALDWTPRSVSEISQEIEDKGGKLTYTVKYGDTLSAIAEAMNIDLDILAQINQIADVNLIFPDTVLTTTVDQNHQVTQIEIQAPVQEEAAENTVQATVDIAANEITVDDTVIPLESTDAPSSSASVTEVSVETPVEEAPVTEVPAETPLEETLVEEVQVTEVSVETPVEEAPVTEVPAETPVEEAPVTEVPAETPVEEALVTEVPAETPVEEAPIAEVNSVEAAPVTPIPAASTATTVATVSTISSSTSSYDVGLQPQVAAFRAEVANAFGITSFSGYRAGDTGDHGKGLAIDFMVPQSSALGDQVAAYAVANISSKNISYIIWKQRFYAPFDSIYGPAYTWNLMPDRGSVTENHYDHVHVSFNQ
- a CDS encoding alkaline phosphatase; translated protein: MKKKSTYLKCATILLATSVLLLAACSNQASVKLDTEAVNDAALAEQTANGKTVALYDTSRAKTEDYSKVNENQAKYVFLFIGDGMGVTPVTAAENYLGYTQTNKGEIYPDRMNFTEMPVVGMKTQFDCHSFIPDSASTATAFGTGIKTQTDTVGLSGDFSQSADSVAEKAKRAGKAVGIISSVTLNHATPAAFYANVESRNSYYDIGLQMAETDFDFFGGGSLKHRTGKEKDQKDLYTILEEHGYTIADTKQEAEQITADSKKVYMVAEDLQDDGAMTYAIDQNSDSQTLKDIVDKGIEVLSNDPEGFFMMAESGKIDWAEHANDGVTTMEEVIQFQEAIQSAVDFYNEHPDDTLIVVTADHSTGGFTIGNGSTGYETYFDLLTNQKGSQVAFQEKVKSALETNPNLSFEEFASQITAFFGLVLDPNAPAETGTEAAVEAYKSQQESNRLICSQEEYQELKTAFEESKKASEEQNVQYGGYDPVSITATHILDKKAGLAWTTTAHAGEKVPVYAMGSGAYMFDGEFDDTDVAVRLGEAMGFNGEVASPKDQMETETKKPVGVGLIPPASGNE
- a CDS encoding Gfo/Idh/MocA family protein, with amino-acid sequence MTEKMQYKWATLGTGVIANELVQALQAMGGNLYSVANRTYEKGVEFAQKYGIEKVYQEIDDVFEDPEVDIIYISTPHNTHINYLRKALKAGKHVLCEKSITLNSEELAEAIQLAEENQVILAEAMTIFHMPIYRQLSQVVASGKLGDLKMIQMNFGSYKEYDMTNRFFNKNLAGGALLDIGVYALSFVRWFMTEKPNQVLSQVKLAPTGVDEQVGILLSNDAGEMATIALTLHAKQPKRGTIAYDKGYIELYEYPRGQKAVITYTENGSQEVIEAGETAKALSYEVADMEKAVAGIENTMHLAYTQDVMEIMTQLRKEWGLVYPEEV
- the rnhC gene encoding ribonuclease HIII; its protein translation is MNTVVLKASAQQKQAMMAHYDRYRQTSKNPYIEAFFKLTGASLSIYTSGKVVFQGEMAEQEAGLWGYEPEKSGQTTIPGQDLPMIGTDEVGNGSYFGGLAVVASFVRPEDHAFLKSLGVDDSKKMTDQKICQIAPLLKEKIPHQALLLSPKKYNEVIEQGYNAVSVKVALHNQAIFLLLQKGMKPEKIVIDAFTSSQNYQKYLKKEANQFANPVTLEEKAEGKYLAVAVSSIIARAMFLENLVQLGQLVGMQLPSGAGSKSDQVAASILKQYGMAGLNQTAKLHFANTQKAQKLLK